The DNA segment CCATTTCATGCCATGATGACTCTTGTATATGCTTCTCTTTATCTAGAGAAGAGTCTGGTAAAGAAGTTTCCTGCATTGGCCTTCTCTAGACATGCTACATGAACATATCTTCCAAGCTTGTCCACTTGCCTTGCCTCGCCCTTAGTATCCTTCTTGCACACCTTGCATGTTTTGTCAACCCATCCCTCTTCTACATATGCCCCGTCCACTGCTCAatggaaaaaagaaattttcattTCTATTGCTAATTAAGACACTGATTCAACTAACCATATTGACCTAAGAGCATGATCAGAAAATGAAAGATGCTAATTGGTGATAGAATTGAGTTACCAATGCATTTGAGTCAAATTAACACTGATTGGTTCAAGAATTATGGTAAGAAGGGCATGAAATTCTCCTTCTATTATTAGCAGAGAAAAAAGAACAATTTTGTATAGAATAATTTCATTAgccaaagaagaaaattaagatTGAAGAATGTTGTTGGCTACTAATGTCTCTTTTGTTTTAAAGGTAAAAGTATATAGTATTTATACAAGACTAACTATTTTGTACCTTCAACGTAAGATTTGAAAAAATCCTTGTATGTACCACCAATTTTCCTTCTAAGAGCTCCATactgcattaaaaaaaataacaaattagttAGCAGgataattaagaatatttactaaataaacAATATGTGTTGGAAGAGTACAATATACCTGTTCCCTACTCATCCTTTCTCCCGATCTTGTGGCTTCTCTAGCCTCTTCTATAAGCTGAGCATCCTCAGCAGATCTCACTTGAGAAAAATCAAGAGCTTCAGTCACACTGCTGAACAAAGAttgctttttcttctcttcttgctTCTCTTGTTTGGCTGAAACTCTGAATTTCATGCTTCTATTAACCCTGCTGTGATTGGTGATGTCATGTAAAAGCCCTCCTGACTTTGAAGAGAAACTGCTGTAAGAAGGGGTCAGTGGCAGAGTCCCAAGTCCCATTTTAGCTTTCTCTTGGTACTCAGCACTATGCTTCGCAACTATGTTCCTAATGTTATATTATGTGTGTATTCAAGTGTGTTTTTCTTAAGTTTTGGAGTCATGAAATTGTAGCCACACGTGGTTGTCAATTTGTTGCCACTCACAAAACCTGGTGGTTAATAGAGGGCTATgtggaatcttagggaactcaTAAAACGAGAGGATCTCTCTTGCCTTCCACTTTTCGCCACGTAATCATGCAATTGATGTTCATTATTATTGACTAAAATATCTTGCATAAAGACCACGTAGGATACAGGATGGAATACTAATATTTGCGTGGCATTTACTAATATTATATATCTCCATAACATCtaatttatatgtaaaattttaatgtgTGTCTACCATTTTacgtatattatgttattatataaGGCTTCTCTTTATTAAGGCCACACAGAACTATTGGattaattttacatttgttCGTACATGGCACATGTTtttacattcaatttttttttccttctttcttgcaGATTATGCCAATTAATACTAGACTAATCTCGTCCgcgtaattttttattttttttatgaaaggtaattttatttctttagttGCAAAAAATGCTGTTattaatggattttttttcttattctcacACATAATTATGGCCAATATATGTTCGGACACACGATTCCGTTTGTTCACCTCTATTCTTTCCCTTAATATTACTCCACGCGTAAAATATCTATTTCATGGAGATGATCtttgttagttttataaaatctgCAGTTCacacattaaaataaaagaaattacaagTTTATTGCTGTTAGTGTACCTCCTAATCTTACAATTTGGAAAACTTCTTAGATCTTAAGAGTAGCATCAAGAACAGGGAACGGTAGCATACATCTATATAAGCCTTTCTGTTCATGCACTCAAGCATTCTATATAAATCACGTTAAATTTTAAGGGTAGAGTCATTCCCACAGTCTCATTCACAAAATCCTTTTGGAAACTGCACACTGCTATGGCATTGAAGCCTATGTCCTCTATATgaaaaacaccaaaaaaaaaagaagctaattACAAGTTAGATATTCTACACAATATAAACCATGCCAACTTCCAAAAGAGAAACTGGGGGAACCTTAAGTGCAACATCAGGGCCTCTACAATTCCTTCTCAAGAAATTGTAGCCATAGTTAAGTGCCAACTTTTTTAGTACAGATGAGCCTTGCTTTGCTCTTACATGAGAATGCCCTAGAATGAAGGCAATCCCAGCTTCTTGAGCAGCATAAAGATCTTCCAACTCTTCCTGCATTTGCACTCCTGTCTCAGACCTTGCATCACTCTCAGGCTCATCTTCAATAGCAAACCTCACTCTCCTCTCAGTCATGACCGGTTCCATCTCAATAACATCAGTCACACTTTGTACAGTTGGGAAACCAACAGATACACTTGCTTGCTGCACACTCTCCCCGCCACTCTCGTATCCTGGTTGGATGGTGAAACCAGTTGTTCCAATTACAGTTAATCTGTAACTTGATGATTCATTGGAGTTTGAACCATCATCCTCAATGCTCATGCTACTCCTCCTAGATCGGTACCAATCATATTGGATGAAATCAGCAAGCCTTGCTACTAGTTCAGACTCAAAGGAATCAACATCTTGATGAACATCACGATATCCATATCTGACTATACACCGGTAGGACCGATGAGCAGCAGGTCCTACACGGCCTACCAGATACCTCTCAGCAGCAGGGACATGAGGGACAGGCACTGATTTTACACACACGAAAACAAGGATGCGGTGATATGCAGGGAGGTTGGTAACAAAGCGGGAGAAGTTTGCTGGGATGCCAGTGGTGAGGTCAGTGAACACTAGGCCTATTCCTGGGACTCTAGCAATTCCCAAGCTTGGACCTAAGGCTAGAAGCCAATCTAGTGACACCTTGTTGTGAAGATCGTATTCATATTTTCTGATGGTCGCATAGTGCCAAAGAAACATTATAATCATGAGGAATAGGGCCAGCAGAATAGGTAACCAGGCACCCTCACAAAACTTTGTCAGTGAAGCTGAGAAATACAGCAGTTCAATAAAGCCAAAGAACAACAGGAAGCAAagagctattatagggggtttCTGCCAACAAACTACAATTACTAAAGAAGTAAGGCATGTTGTCACCAGCATCACGGTCATCACTGCTAACCCTGCACCAAGTAAAGATTGATTTATTCGTCATTCTAATTAAAACCATATTtctgaaattaatattttaagtatCTGCAATTCACCTTGTTGATACTCTATAGTAAGAAAGTAAATGTTAAAAGTCAACAATAAGTAGGGTAAACCCAAAGGAACTAGCATAAAAACTATGATAATGCAAAGAAAACTTCAAGATTTAACAATAAGGCAAAAACCATGTTTCAGTTAATCATGCATAAATGTACAAGTTACCTGAAGCATTTCCCATGTGTTTTGTGTCCCTAAATCCAATGGTCACAGCAATGCAGAGGATCATGAGTATCCAATTAATTTCAGGAATGTAGACCTGACCATGTATCTTGTCAGATGTATGAACAACCTTAACTCTTGGGAAGCAACCTAGAGATTGGCTTTGGTTTATGATAGAAAATGTTCCGCTGATGATTGCTTGGCTTCCCACAACAGAAGCTAGAATAGCTAATATAAGCACTGGCCACCTCACACTTTCTGCAGCCAAAAACTTGTATGCTATTATACCGGGCAAGAAAATTCATATACTTTCTGGAAACTAACAAAGGCATTATTGATAAGTTCATCCCACATTGCCAAGCAATTTTTTCCATCTAGTTATTTATGTGGCTTCCTTCAAATTTTAGTGCCTACAGACTAGTAAGTAAATGTCAAGTGAGCTGGGACAATGAATACCTGGAACTGAGACATAGAAACTGATTTGGAGTTCGGAATCATGATGATGCGACAAATAAGCAGCTTGACCCATATAGGCCAATATAAGCGCAGGATATACCAGAAAGGTGAATGCAATCTGCAAATGACAAATTGTTAGAAGATCTTTACTGTTTTAAATGACCTTTCCCAGGCCCATTAGAGCCTGCCCATATTCCAGAAAAATAtaggaaaatagaaaatgtaATTAACCAACCTGAATAGCCATATATGAGAAATGTCCAAGATCAGCAAACATAGCTTCTGAGCCTGCATACAAGGTCAACACAAGAAGTCATTCATATAGTAAACAACATCATGTGGAAGCAACCATAGATATTTTACAATGCTCCAATGGAAACTCAAATCTATTGGGGGCAAAATCTCTTGGTTATAGCGAAAGTACACTAAATTCGTTCGTGTAGATAATACCATGCTGTTGAATATCTTTAGGGGAAAAATAATGGAGTAGCATCCAGAATTGATTCAAaagtcttataaaaataaaaataaaaattgattcaaaGTAAATGTGCACATAGAACTTAATCTATGTCCTAATTAAATCAAAGTTTTGACTTGGAGCTTGCAGAAGAGACAACTATACAACATATGTATTTTTTAGAAAAGCATAGGTATGGATTTAACAAGTTACCTTATGCAGGAGTTCAATGCAAGAGATAAGATTTAACcatatgtataatttttctaTGTTTACCTGTTATGCACAGCAATATTCCACCCAAAGACATCCATCCACTTATCCTTGTCTTCTTCAAGAACTTGAACATATAATATGGCGAAAGAGCTTTATATACATGCGGATTCcatttgaatatattatataaaccaAGTGTGCTGATGCACAACAGCCATGCCAACACAATTGGAGCAAAAAGGAATCCCACCCTATGTGTACCATAGTGTTGTAGTGCAAACAAACACACCAGTATGAAGCAAGTGATGGGAATCACAGCATCTGCAAACGCAGATCAATAGGTTCAAAAATAGAAACAAGGAAGAAATCCTGCAAACTAAGCATTTCAACTAATATGATAAGCTATCAAACAAACTATTTTTCCATTTAATTGGAATTGAAAGATTAGAAAATGCCATAAGTGAAACTTACACTGGTGGTGTTTCTTGGACATAGATACCTCAAGACCAGATACTGCCGAGAAAACTACACAAATGGATGGGCTAGTCAACAAATTGATGagatattatttgaaaaaaaaacatggttaAGATTAATCAAGTGGAAGCTTACCAGAAATAGCTGGGGTAAGTAGACCATCCCCTATTACCATACAAGTGCCAAGAAGAACCACAATTAGGAGAGCTGTGTGCAAGCCCTTATATTTCTCAAGCATCATCTTCACTTTAGAAGTATCTTTCTCTGGAGCCTCCTCCATCTTATATGTAGAAAGCGCTTCATCCGCGTGTTGTCGATTTGGTAGGAGACTAACTTTAGCATGCCTACAAATCAAGGAATATAGAGCAAAAGTACCTCCTGCAGAACCACACAAGAAACAACCATCAACAAGAGCAGAAGCAGCATGATAGCTTCCTTCATTTTTACTCATTCAAAATGCTTACCCTCTCCATTATCATCAGCTCGAAGAACCACAAAAACGTACTTGAAGAGTGGCACCAGTGTCAGAGTCCAGAAGACAAAAGAAAGGGCACCAAAAATCTCTTCATTGGTCTCTGAATGCTCAATATCTTCAGCAAATGTGCTTGTGTAAACATACAATGGAGAAATGCTCAAGTCCCCATATACAACACCAAGGCTTTGGTAGGCCAAGAGCAGAATAGTCTTCCAAGAGCCCTGAAATGCAATTTATCGTCTTAGACTTTAACCATTCATTCTgaactaaaaagtaaaattttaccAACCCCTTATCAACCAATGAAGAAACCACATCTAAGTACCACCATATATATttcaaagttttatttttgcatAGCTTTTGCCAAGCTAATGCACTAACCTTTGAGGTGTCCCAACACTTGCTGGATTCAAGATCCATTAGCCTCGCTCACTTATGAATGTTCTCCAGTTGAAGAGTATCAGCTTAAGCACACTTGTAGCTGCAGATCTGCACTGAGGAACAGCACCGACTTTGTTACACAAACCAAAGGAACATGCAGCACACTGTAACAAACAACAAGAGAATAAAGGAATCTCAGACCAGCAATTACAGCCACCCATCTTGTGTGCTCGCAATCAGAGGTGATTAGAAGAAGGAAGACATTCACTCACTTTTGGATAAACACTCACATGACATCCATATCTCTGTCAAATCTTCTTGAAAAGTGgacacaattttttatttcctcCAAAAAGCAATATTCCTAAGGTGATACTTTTTCATTAAATcacaatttcatttcatttcatataatatattcaaaggtagtaagagattaaaaaaatagcattaaGAAGAAAGAATGCACAAGTTGTGTTAATCAGATACACTAGAGCAAGAATCACCAAGGCAAAGAAAGAAGTAAGTGCATCTCATCCATACTATAAATAACTATTCAAAGAAACGGTTGTATAACAAATGATCACATGCCACGTTTATAGATCCCAGTGGAGACAATTCTGTTTGAATTTTGTAGGATCACTGTGGATGATAAACtctatctttaaatatttaatccaactacatatttaaaagaaaaactctgAATAAGTTAAAACAATTTCATTTCAGTTAATCTACCATAACATGCCACCTTAGTTTATCATAATTTGGTTTCTTGCTTGTTTGTTCATATAATTTTACCTTCcagacatttatttttatttggtctGGACCATAGAGATGTGTAATAAGGTAATAAAAACGAAGTCTTCACTGTTTGTTGGTAGGTCCAACACGAATGATTAAACCTTAGAGAAgacagaacaaaaaaaaagcaaatttcACGGTACAGTTATCATCATGAATGGATGCATAAAGTCACATAGATAGCAGGaacaggaagaaagaaaaacaagaatacAATGAGCCAACCGTCCCTATGATGTTGACAGAAGGCATAATCACGTGATTTAGTGACAGTTACAAATTCACTAGTCCCAAGTGCCTACCCCAAATAAAGCCAATTAGGAGGATCGGTTATCATTTTTGATTTCCCTTCCCTTCTTCTCCCTcccataatttatatataccaCTAGTATTCTCTTTTCTTCATGTTGGGTTTTtaagtcattttatttattattaactaCACAGTAATCATCGTTTTGTATCCATAACCAAACAAACTTTCATAGTTCCCCACCCACCTAACCTTTGAAATTCCCTATAGTCCGTTACTAGTTAAAGCAGCCAGATAAGTAGACGAACCGTTCAAAGAGATTGGAAAAAATTAGGCTAAccatagataaataaataccaACAAGTGATTGGCGATGGATTTAGGTTTTCAATGCTATCTTTTGGTCTTTGGATTAAagtttggaaaatatttttagaaagacAAATTATAGATGAACACACAATATGTTAATGGACACCTACTGAGAgagataaagtaaaaaaaatatataaattttataggtAATGTGATTTAACATATggagagataaagaaaaataataaatatttattaagtatataaaaaaacacgaTATCCATGTATCACCACTCTTTTACAAACTCTAATTTCCAATAACGAATTTCAATACAAATAAAGCCAGGAAAAATTGTTGCTTAGCTTCTAGAGTAAAAAGTACTTTTGGATTCTCTCAACTTTAATTGAAGTATGCACTAAATAAgttatcaaaattcaaatcctGAGTTTTGTGTATGGAGAATAACCACCCTTGAGTACCTCACTCAAAATTAATCTCAGTAAATGACTAAGAATACTCTTTGCaattttaagaagaagaaaaaagttgagTAAAATTTCTGcgtaagaaattaaaaagcaaGTGCATGTGCATGACTATAAATGCCATTTTGAAAGGATCATAATACCTGAACAAGTGAACGTGCTTCTAACTTCCTCCACCACTCCTCCAAGTCCCAGCTTTTCACAATTCCTTTATGGCGACATTAATGCCAATCTTTTCCGTCCTTTATAGCAAACCCCACTGTGGATATATAGCTATAAGCTTTGTGATTTGTCCCTTTTTGGCATTCACCCAAATCAACTTTTTGACCGTGAAAGGCTTGCTTGTCTCAATCACGTCAAGATGGGAATGGGATGGGATCCCGAATCGTCCCAAAAGTCGTAAAGTTGTGCTCGTGAAAATCACCACTTCACTCAGCACGTTCTGTGAAGTGTGTGAAAATGAGTTATGAATCTATCCCATATTTACATCATGGTGGGCTGCATGTGCCACGTGGGAATTTTGAGAGATAGATCCTAATGAATCTGATTGGAGCCTGGCCTTCACACACATTCTAACATGATATCATATGTTATTAAACTTATAGTGTCATCCACTATCGAATCACTATTGGACCGCTCAGAAATGTCCTGCAAATTTTACATTGGATATTTTCAGTTCTGTGAATAAGTAAATTGGAGATCCCACATACAAATAATGTTTTGGGaggtaaaatataaatttatagagGGAGGATATATTATACTCATGCATGAAAAATATTAGAGGGGGACGATTTAAACTTTTACTCGTgaatattaaaagagttttgcTCTTAAGGGTAGCCCGTGTAGGCCAATGCTTGGTTCCATCCTTGTGCATCATAGTATATAAGTGAAAAATGAtcctatttttataaattaattttataaggtTAAGTGCTAGGGGCATTAAGTGAAATTGTCCAACAAATATATAAGTTGACTTGGGTATTTCCGAATATACCCCCTTCACATCCAGCACGTATTGGACTTGGTGTGTGAATAACAAATGCTGGATGCTCGTCGCAGCCGAAGCGAGAGCGAGATCCTAGGTCAGAGTCTGCTCTCAtaccatattaaattttatcttaaaattaattgacataaataaaattgttcaaCAGATATATAAGTTGATTTGAATATTTCTCGATATTAAGTTAGACAAATAATTGAAGATATAATATAATCCATTACGAAGGAAAGCCTCACTCTCACTTTAGCTTACTTGTGTGAATATTTGATGGCACTTCTGGCAAACAGATATAGATACATCCAATTCCGAATGCATAgatgagttttatttttattttctcaaggTTGAGGGATGAGACAGTGGTAAAGACAGAATTATGTTTCAGATTAAATGAACAAGAGTGGAGGTGGAGGCTGTTAAAAATTGCGTACCAACCGACAGTGACGAATGTCGCTAAATAAACAAGgtggagaaaacaaaaaattactattattttttttgggattGTAGACAGTGTGGAACATGCGTAGAATCAAGGAGGGATATACAATTATACATTCCCTTTGATAAGGTTGCACGCCATGCCTTCCATAATGACACGGTTCTGTACAACTTGTGATGAAATGTTTTGGTTTATCATcgtaattaagtttaaaaaaattcaactaatAGCACAAGAGAAAGTAGAatgtttttttcataattttctcaCTCTCACACTTTGccagttataaaaataaaaaagaagaagaagagaagatcAAGATTTCCTTTCTTATCATAAAGGGGGGTGGTTAAttggaaataattaaaaaataagagtatatatatatataaatagtgtctctccaaaaataaatatcttttatatataagctaaatccaaaataaaatataaattggcTTCATAGCAAAAAGTGCAAAAGGGACACACTGGTCCCTCAAAGAAAAGACATGACATAGTCCCTAATAAATTACACCATAGGTCACATTCGTCTCTCATCAAGTGAGTTccaataattaacaaaatatctataataCTTGACACGTTAAATTGTTTAGTTAGCAAAGACTTATCCAGCATGAAATTAAAGTAACTACTAATCAAAACGACATCACTTGAACTCATAAGGTTTCACCCTTTTAGCTCTCGTTGTCCCCCATTTCCATGCATCTCTTCCTTTTGCCCAAGGACTAATTAGCTTCCTAGGAAGAAAAATGAGAAGTCACATCAACTTTTCTTATATGCATCGATCGCACCTCCATTAGATTTAGAAGTATGGATGCTCAGAGTACTTAATAGATATATAAGAAATACTTTGATTAAACCACAagacaacaaaatcaaaatgtaGAATTATAATGGAATGTGACTCTTAGTATATATGGATGCTAAGAGTGCTTAACAAAGTAATATTTGAAGAAAGTGactcttcctc comes from the Glycine soja cultivar W05 chromosome 6, ASM419377v2, whole genome shotgun sequence genome and includes:
- the LOC114415697 gene encoding potassium transporter 2-like; the encoded protein is MDLESSKCWDTSKGSWKTILLLAYQSLGVVYGDLSISPLYVYTSTFAEDIEHSETNEEIFGALSFVFWTLTLVPLFKYVFVVLRADDNGEGGTFALYSLICRHAKVSLLPNRQHADEALSTYKMEEAPEKDTSKVKMMLEKYKGLHTALLIVVLLGTCMVIGDGLLTPAISVFSAVSGLEVSMSKKHHQYAVIPITCFILVCLFALQHYGTHRVGFLFAPIVLAWLLCISTLGLYNIFKWNPHVYKALSPYYMFKFLKKTRISGWMSLGGILLCITGSEAMFADLGHFSYMAIQIAFTFLVYPALILAYMGQAAYLSHHHDSELQISFYVSVPESVRWPVLILAILASVVGSQAIISGTFSIINQSQSLGCFPRVKVVHTSDKIHGQVYIPEINWILMILCIAVTIGFRDTKHMGNASGLAVMTVMLVTTCLTSLVIVVCWQKPPIIALCFLLFFGFIELLYFSASLTKFCEGAWLPILLALFLMIIMFLWHYATIRKYEYDLHNKVSLDWLLALGPSLGIARVPGIGLVFTDLTTGIPANFSRFVTNLPAYHRILVFVCVKSVPVPHVPAAERYLVGRVGPAAHRSYRCIVRYGYRDVHQDVDSFESELVARLADFIQYDWYRSRRSSMSIEDDGSNSNESSSYRLTVIGTTGFTIQPGYESGGESVQQASVSVGFPTVQSVTDVIEMEPVMTERRVRFAIEDEPESDARSETGVQMQEELEDLYAAQEAGIAFILGHSHVRAKQGSSVLKKLALNYGYNFLRRNCRGPDVALKVPPVSLLEVGMVYIV
- the LOC114415696 gene encoding uncharacterized protein LOC114415696 — encoded protein: MGLGTLPLTPSYSSFSSKSGGLLHDITNHSRVNRSMKFRVSAKQEKQEEKKKQSLFSSVTEALDFSQVRSAEDAQLIEEAREATRSGERMSREQYGALRRKIGGTYKDFFKSYVEVDGAYVEEGWVDKTCKVCKKDTKGEARQVDKLGRYVHVACLEKANAGNFFTRLFSR